Proteins from one Dermacentor variabilis isolate Ectoservices chromosome 1, ASM5094787v1, whole genome shotgun sequence genomic window:
- the beta'COP gene encoding coatomer subunit beta' codes for MPLKLDVKRKLLARSDRVKCVDLHPTEPWMLASLYNGNVHVWNCESQQLVKTFEVCDLPVRAAKFVPRKNWVITGSDDMQVRVFNYNTLERVHMFEAHSDYIRSIVVHPTQPFILTSSDDMLIKLWNWEKQWACTQVFEGHTHYVMQIVINPKDNNTFASASLDRTVKVWQLGSVTPNFTLEGHEKGVNCVDYYHGGDKPYLISGADDRLVKIWDYQNKTCVQTLEGHAQNITAVCFHPELPIIMSGSEDGTVRIWHANTYRLESTLNYGLERVWTICSLQGSNNMALGYDEGSIIIKLGREEPAMSMDNSGKIIWAKHSEIQQANLKAMTDTEIKDGERLPLQVKDMGSCEIYPQTISHNPNGRFVVVCGDGEYIIYTAMALRNKSFGSAQEFVWALDSSEYAVRENGSTVKIFKNFKERKAFKPEFGAEGIFGGFMLGVRSVSGLAFYDWESLELVRRIDIQPKHVYWSENGELVSIATEDSFYILKYDQDAVAKAHEAKEGVTEDGIEEAFDVLGEVQESVKTGLWVGDCFIYTNSVNRLNYYVGGEIVTIAHLDRTMYVLGYISKESRLFLGDKELNVVSYSLLLSVLEYQTAVMRRDFETADKVLPTIPKEQRTRVAHFLEKQGFKAQALAVSTDPEHRFELCLQLGDTKTAHQLAVEAQSEQKWKQLAELALAHGDFALAQECLHNAMDFAGLLLLATSASNADMISKLATSAEAVGKNNVAFLAKFLLGDAEKAFEVLLATKRYPEAAFFAKCYVPSQTSRAVKLWKEELAKVSEKSAQALADPEDYENLFPGLQDSIKAEEFLKQQHLAGRKPATEFPNIVPHQDRNPVEEMKAAELAGTFMYAAHAAGEACPLQPTVCPGKLPQGSASAKEEEPSVQNEEYVDLDQLEQELEHDIENLALDENLDYKLQEDLLSDD; via the coding sequence ATGCCTCTAAAGTTAGACGTCAAGAGAAAGCTTTTGGCTAGGTCTGATCGCGTCAAATGCGTCGACCTGCACCCAACCGAGCCATGGATGCTGGCAAGCCTCTACAACGGTAATGTTCATGTCTGGAACTGTGAAAGCCAGCAGCTTGTCAAGACATTTGAAGTCTGTGACCTACCAGTTAGAGCTGCGAAGTTTGTTCCTCGAAAGAATTGGGTCATCACTGGTTCTGATGATATGCAAGTCCGAGTGTTCAACTACAACACATTGGAACGGGTGCACATGTTCGAGGCTCATTCCGACTACATCCGCTCCATCGTCGTCCACCCAACCCAGCCGTTCATACTGACGTCCAGTGACGACATGCTAATTAAGCTTTGGAACTGGGAAAAGCAATGGGCATGCACGCAGGTGTTCGAAGGTCACACCCATTACGTCATGCAAATTGTCATCAACCCGAAGGATAACAACACCTTTGCTAGCGCATCATTGGACCGAACAGTCAAAGTGTGGCAGCTCGGTTCTGTGACGCCGAACTTCACCCTAGAGGGGCACGAAAAAGGGGTCAACTGCGTTGACTACTACCACGGAGGCGACAAGCCGTACCTCATCTCTGGAGCCGACGACCGCCTTGTCAAGATCTGGGACTACCAGAACAAGACATGCGTTCAGACCCTGGAGGGCCATGCACAGAACATCACTGCTGTTTGCTTTCACCCTGAACTTCCCATCATCATGTCCGGCTCTGAAGATGGCACAGTGCGCATTTGGCATGCCAACACCTACCGGCTCGAGAGCACACTCAACTACGGGTTAGAACGAGTCTGGACAATCTGCTCTCTTCAAGGCTCGAATAACATGGCACTGGGTTACGACGAAGGAAGCATCATTATCAAGCTGGGACGGGAAGAGCCGGCCATGTCCATGGACAATTCTGGCAAAATAATTTGGGCTAAACACTCTGAGATTCAGCAGGCTAATCTTAAGGCCATGACAGACACAGAGATCAAGGATGGAGAACGACTACCCTTGCAAGTCAAGGACATGGGCAGCTGTGAGATTTACCCACAGACCATCTCGCACAACCCAAATGGACGTTTTGTTGTTGTATGCGGTGATGGTGAATACATCATCTACACAGCTATGGCACTGCGCAACAAGAGTTTTGGCTCGGCACAGGAGTTTGTCTGGGCGCTAGACTCTTCTGAATATGCTGTGAGAGAGAATGGGTCCACTGTCAAAATATTCAAGAACTTCAAGGAACGCAAGGCCTTCAAGCCAGAGTTTGGTGCAGAGGGCATTTTCGGTGGCTTTATGTTGGGTGTCAGATCAGTAAGTGGCCTTGCATTCTATGACTGGGAGTCATTGGAACTTGTTCGTCGCATTGACATTCAGCCAAAGCATGTGTACTGGTCTGAGAATGGTGAACTTGTGAGTATTGCCACTGAAGATTCCTTCTACATCTTAAAGTATGACCAGGATGCTGTTGCCAAGGCTCATGAAGCAAAAGAGGGTGTAACAGAAGATGGCATTGAAGAAGCCTTTGATGTGCTTGGTGAAGTACAAGAATCTGTGAAGACAGGCCTGTGGGTAGGTGACTGCTTCATCTACACAAACAGTGTAAACCGGCTGAACTATTATGTAGGTGGGGAGATAGTCACTATAGCTCACCTAGACCGCACAATGTATGTGCTTGGTTACATCTCAAAAGAAAGTCGCCTTTTCTTGGGAGACAAGGAGCTCAATGTAGTCTCCTACTCTCTGTTGTTGTCTGTCCTTGAGTACCAAACAGCAGTCATGCGTCGAGATTTTGAAACTGCTGACAAAGTCCTTCCCACAATTCCAAAGGAACAAAGGACTCGGGTAGCCCATTTTCTGGAGAAACAAGGCTTCAAGGCGCAGGCACTGGCAGTCTCCACTGACCCAGAGCACAGATTTGAGCTGTGCTTGCAGCTTGGTGATACTAAGACTGCGCACCAGCTAGCAGTAGAGGCTCAAAGTGAGCAAAAGTGGAAGCAGCTTGCTGAACTGGCCCTTGCACATGGTGACTTTGCTCTTGCCCAAGAATGCCTGCACAATGCCATGGATTTTGCTGGTCTGCTTCTCTTAGCCACGTCTGCAAGCAATGCAGACATGATTTCGAAGCTAGCGACCAGTGCTGAGGCAGTTGGCAAGAACAATGTTGCATTTCTTGCTAAGTTCTTATTGGGTGATGCAGAAAAAGCGTTTGAGGTACTCCTAGCCACAAAGCGGTATCCAGAGGCTGCCTTCTTTGCAAAATGTTATGTGCCTAGCCAGACATCACGTGCTGTGAAGTTATGGAAAGAGGAGCTTGCCAAGGTCAGTGAGAAGTCTGCTCAGGCTCTGGCAGATCCTGAGGACTATGAGAACCTTTTCCCAGGGCTTCAAGATTCCATCAAGGCTGAGGAGTTCCTGAAGCAGCAGCACCTTGCAGGGAGAAAGCCTGCAACTGAGTTTCCAAATATAGTGCCTCATCAAGACCGCAATCCTGTGGAAGAGATGAAAGCAGCTGAACTGGCTGGTACCTTTATGTACGCTGCACATGCTGCTGGAGAGGCTTGTCCATTGCAGCCTACAGTGTGTCCTGGAAAGCTACCACAGGGAAGCGCTTCTGCTAAGGAGGAGGAGCCAAGTGTCCAGAATGAGGAATATGTGGACTTAGACCAACTTGAACAAGAGCTGGAGCACGACATTGAGAACTTGGCACTTGATGAAAATTTAGATTATAAACTTCAAGAAGACCTCCTCAGTGACGATTAA